One stretch of Solenopsis invicta isolate M01_SB chromosome 16, UNIL_Sinv_3.0, whole genome shotgun sequence DNA includes these proteins:
- the LOC105204793 gene encoding complement component 1 Q subcomponent-binding protein, mitochondrial, which yields MNGIVRSALRTTALRGVLSSSCSSNSSGQPTRALWSVCGRRQNAEVAPLVSSFELHNLRTRRCYSSSQSKTEKNLTEFLAEEIVAEKKAQKLKTIPTTLNGFAVSLNGAEVNLKKKDGNDTINISFNVNHTVDTDTEEITPTSNNAEINEMRSKPTFTVDIIRGNQTLGFTCSFNHTAVESSNLEEGYMDLFGIDEITLYDGDQHETAYSVAGDIIDGYLYDLLMNYLEEKGISNEFAEKLINLSTSYEHSAYVSLLEGLSKFTSGK from the exons ATGAATGGTATAGTAAGGAGCGCGCTACGCACCACGGCGCTTCGCGGTGTGCTGTCGTCCTCgtgcagcagcaacagcagcggACAACCCACCAGGGCTCTGTGGAGCGTGTGCGGACGCCGGCAAAACGCCGAAGTCGCGCCCCTCGTCTCCTCCTTCGAGCTGCACAATCTCCGCACCCGCAGGTGCTACAGCAGTTCGCAGTCCAAAA cgGAGAAAAATTTAACAGAGTTTCTAGCCGAGGAGATAGTAGCCGAAAAGAAGGCACAGAAATTAAAGACGATACCAACAACATTAAATGGCTTTGCAGTGTCCCTCAATGGCGCTGAGGTTAATCTGAAAAAGAAAGATGGCAATGATac aattaatatttcattcaaTGTGAACCACACGGTGGATACAGACACTGAAGAGATAACTCCTACTAGTAACAATGCTGAAATTAATGAAATGAGAAGCAAGCCAACTTTCACAGTGGACATAATAAGGGGCAATCAGACTCTAGGCTTCACTTGTTCTTTTAACCATACGGCTGTTGAATCAAGTAACCTTGAAGAAGGTTATA tgGACTTATTTGGTATCGATGAAATCACGCTATACGATGGGGATCAACACGAAACTGCGTACTCTGTAGCTGGCGATATCATCGATGGa TATTTGTATGACCTACTGATGAACTACCTCGAGGAGAAAGGTATTTCAAATGAATTTGCAGAGAAGCTGATAAATTTAAGCACATCCTATGAGCATTCAGCTTATGTCAGCCTATTGGAGGGATTATCAAAGTTCACATCTGGAAAGTAA
- the LOC105204794 gene encoding ras-related protein Rab-43, translating to MSCRDPDNLMISTSDDESFDYLFKIVLIGDCGTGKTCVVQRFRSGTFVERHGNTIGVDFTMKTVLIDGKKIKLQIWDTAGQERFRTITQSYYRSANGVIVVYDITKRSTFLSLQRWVEEVRRYTSSHVLLVLVGNKCDLEDLREVKKVEAEALCQYLPEVLHIVETSAKDNTNIDSIFFYLASELKRRHDNRQISASEDEVVKLGVGRDLSSCSGCSFKIF from the exons ATGTCGTGTCGCGATCCCGACAACCTGATGATAAGCACGAGCGACGACGAGAGCTTCGACTACCTGTTCAAGATCGTGCTGATCGGCGACTGCGGCACAGGCAAGACCTGCGTGGTGCAGCGCTTCAGGTCCGGCACGTTCGTCGAGCGCCATGGCAACACCATCGGCGTCGACTTCACCATGAAGACTGTCCTCATAGACGGCAAGAAGATCAAG CTACAAATATGGGATACCGCAGGGCAGGAAAGATTTCGAACGATAACTCAGAGTTATTATAGATCTGCAAATGGAGTAATTGTAG tttatgaTATTACGAAGCGATCGACATTCTTAAGTTTGCAACGTTGGGTGGAAGAGGTCCGGAGGTACACGTCATCTCATGTGCTCCTAGTATTAGTCG GTAATAAATGTGATCTGGAAGATCTGCGCGAGGTGAAGAAAGTGGAGGCCGAAGCCTTATGTCAATATCTGCCTGAAGTTTTGCACATAGTGGAGACCTCAGCCAAAGATAACACAAATATCGACTCTATCTTTTTCTATCTGGCATCGGAACTTAAG agacGACATGATAATCGTCAAATTAGCGCGAGCGAAGATGAAGTGGTGAAGCTCGGTGTCGGTCGAGATCTGTCTTCTTGTTCGGGCTGctcgtttaaaatattttaa
- the LOC105204795 gene encoding hydroxymethylglutaryl-CoA synthase 1, producing MWPKDVGILALEVYFPAQYVDQSELEAYDGVSTGKYTIGLGQSRMGFCNDREDINSLCLTVTHRLLERHGINPRDIGKLEVGTETILDKSKSVKTVLMQLFEPHGCTDIEGADTTNACYGGTLALFNAISWVESSYWDGRLALVVAADNAVYAPGTARPTGGVGAIAILVGPDAPLVFDRGLRASCSRHVYDFYKPNMQSEYPVVDGKLSIQCYLNSLDSCYQLYREKVKKERPGESPVTLSNFDAMVFHSPYCKLVQKSFARLAFIDFLNTPEKEILSDYKDAVKFHASKLEDTYFSQDIEKAFLQFSKANFERKTHPSLLIASQVGNMYTPSVYVGLVSLLISKPISELAGNKIGLFSYGSGLCASLYSLTVAKDTREGSGLSKLINGLSYVRSQLEGRHCVSPEEYTKVLALREKYWNVVPFTPQSSIDDMFPGTYYLTQVDEKYRRTYKRV from the coding sequence ATGTGGCCAAAGGACGTCGGCATCTTGGCCCTGGAGGTCTATTTCCCGGCGCAGTACGTGGACCAGTCAGAGCTGGAGGCGTACGATGGCGTGTCGACGGGCAAGTACACGATCGGCCTGGGCCAGTCGCGGATGGGCTTCTGCAACGACCGCGAGGACATCAACTCGCTGTGCTTGACCGTCACGCACCGGCTGCTGGAACGTCACGGTATCAATCCGCGGGACATCGGTAAGCTGGAAGTGGGCACCGAGACTATCCTCGACAAGAGCAAGTCGGTGAAAACCGTGCTGATGCAACTGTTCGAGCCGCACGGATGCACGGACATCGAGGGCGCGGACACCACCAACGCCTGCTACGGCGGCACCCTCGCGCTCTTCAACGCTATCTCGTGGGTGGAGAGCAGCTACTGGGACGGCCGACTCGCCCTGGTCGTCGCGGCTGACAACGCGGTGTACGCACCGGGTACCGCTCGACCCACCGGCGGCGTGGGCGCGATAGCCATCCTGGTAGGCCCGGACGCGCCACTCGTGTTCGACCGTGGCCTCCGGGCATCCTGCAGTCGACACGTTTACGACTTCTACAAGCCGAACATGCAGTCCGAGTATCCCGTCGTCGACGGCAAACTGTCGATCCAGTGCTACCTCAACTCCCTGGACAGCTGTTACCAGCTTTACCGCGAGAAAGTCAAGAAGGAGCGCCCCGGCGAGAGTCCGGTGACGTTGAGCAACTTCGACGCGATGGTCTTCCACTCGCCGTACTGCAAACTCGTACAGAAATCGTTCGCCAGGCTGGCCTTCATCGACTTCTTAAACACGCCAGAGAAGGAGATTCTCAGCGATTATAAGGACGCGGTCAAGTTTCACGCCTCCAAGCTCGAGGACACCTACTTCAGCCAGGACATCGAGAAGGCGTTTTTACAGTTCAGCAAGGCGAACTTCGAGCGGAAAACACACCCCAGTCTGCTTATAGCGAGTCAAGTTGGGAACATGTATACGCCATCGGTGTACGTGGGTCTAGTCTCGCTACTCATCTCGAAGCCGATTAGTGAATTGGCGGGCAACAAGATCGGCTTATTTTCCTATGGCTCGGGGCTATGTGCCAGCTTGTACTCGTTGACGGTGGCAAAGGACACGCGAGAAGGTTCTGGcttatcaaaattaatcaacGGCCTTTCCTACGTCAGGTCGCAACTGGAGGGACGTCACTGCGTTAGCCCGGAGGAGTACACCAAAGTGTTGGCGTTGAGGGAAAAATATTGGAATGTTGTGCCATTCACGCCGCAGAGCAGTATAGACGACATGTTCCCGGGTACATATTATTTAACGCAGGTAGACGAAAAGTACAGGAGGACTTACAAGAGAGTATAA